One genomic region from Panthera tigris isolate Pti1 chromosome D1, P.tigris_Pti1_mat1.1, whole genome shotgun sequence encodes:
- the LOC102969867 gene encoding olfactory receptor 1013-like translates to MERSNHTVTEFILVGFTTDPTMQLVLFAVFLGVYSLTVVGNTTLIVLICNDSRLHTPMYFFIGNLSFLDLWYSSVYTPKILMTCISEDKSISFAGCVCQFFFSAGLAYSECYLLAAMAYDRYAAISNPLLYAQSVSGTLCICLVTYSYTGGFVNAIILTSNTFTLDFCGDNVIDDFFCDVPPLVKLACDVKESYQAVLYFLLASNVITPTMLILASYLFIIAAILRIRSAGGRRKAFSTCSSHLVSVTLYYGSILYIYSRPSSSYSLERDKMVSTFYTVLFPMLNPMIYSLRNKDVKEALKKLFGLTHSEV, encoded by the coding sequence ATGGAAAGAAGCAATCATACGGTGACTGAGTTCATTCTGGTGGGTTTCACCACAGACCCAACGATGCAGCTGGTCCTGTTTGCGGTATTCCTTGGTGTGTACTCTCTGACTGTGGTAGGAAATACCACCCTCATAGTGTTGATCTGTAATGACTCCCGGCTGCACACAcccatgtattttttcattggGAATCTGTCTTTTTTGGATCTCTGGTATTCCTCTGTCTACACCCCAAAGATCCTCATGACCTGTATCTCTGAAGACAAAAGCATCTCCTTTGCTGGCTGTGTATGTCAGTTCTTCTTCTCTGCTGGGCTGGCATACAGTGAGTGTTACCTGTTGGCTGCCATGGCTTATGACCGCTACGCGGCCATTTCTAACCCTCTGCTTTATGCTCAGTCCGTGTCAGGGACATTGTGCATCTGTTTGGTTACATATTCCTACACTGGAGGTTTTGTCAATGCAATAATACTCACCAGCAACACATTCACATTGGATTTTTGTGGTGACAATGTCATTGACGACTTTTTCTGTGATGTCCCACCTCTGGTGAAGTTGGCGTGTGATGTTAAAGAGAGCTACCAGGCTGTGCTCTACTTCCTCCTGGCCTCCAATGTCATCACCCCCACGATGCTCATCCTCGCCTCCTACCTGTTCATCATCGCTGCCATCTTAAGAATTCGCTCTGCCGGGGGCCGCCGCaaggccttctccacctgctcctcccacctgGTCTCTGTCACCTTGTACTATGGCTCCATTCTCTACATCTATTCTCGCCCAAGTTCCAGCTATTCCCTTGAGAGGGACAAAATGGTGTCCACATTTTATACTGTGCTCTTCCCTATGTTGAACCCCATGATCTATAGTCTGAGGAATAAGGATGTGAAAGAGGCACTGAAAAAACTCTTTGGGTTAACACATTCGGAAGTCTGA
- the LOC102963119 gene encoding olfactory receptor 9G4, translated as MEVGNRTLLTEFILVGFSADPRWQLILFGIFLILYLMTLSGNMTLVILIRVDSRLHTPMYFFIGNLSFLDFWYTSVYTPKILANCVSEDKRISLAGCGAQLFFSCVVAYTECYLLAAMAYDRHAAICNPLLYSSTMSNSLCTGLVAGSYLGGLLNAIAHTANTFRLSFCGKNIIDHFFCDAPPLVKMSCTDTHVYEKVLLGVVGFTVLSSILAILVSYFNILLAILRIHSASGRRKAFSTCASHLISVMFFYGSLLFMYSRPSSTYSLERDKVAALFYTVVNPLLNPLIYSLRNKDVKEAFWKAAQTIRPQR; from the coding sequence ATGGAAGTAGGAAATCGCACCCTTCTGACTGAATTCATCTTGGTGGGTTTCTCAGCAGACCCACGGTGGCAGCTGAttctatttggaatttttctgataCTGTATTTGATGACTTTGTCGGGGAATATGACCCTGGTCATCCTGATCCGGGTTGATTCCCGCCTGCACACGCCCATGTACTTTTTCATCGGCAATCTGTCCTTCTTGGATTTTTGGTACACTTCTGTGTACACTCCCAAAATCTTGGCTAATTGTGTCTCAGAAGATAAACGCATTTCCTTGGCTGGATGTGGCGCCcagttgtttttctcctgtgttgTAGCCTACACTGAGTGTTATCTCCTAGCAGCCATGGCCTATGACCGGCATGCTGCAATCTGCAACCCACTACTTTATTCAAGTACTATGTCCAATTCTCTCTGTACTGGACTCGTTGCTGGCTCCTACTTAGGAGGACTTTTAAACGCCATAGCCCATACCGCCAACACTTTCCGCCTGAGCTTCTGTGGTAAAAACATCATAGACCACTTCTTCTGTGATGCACCACCGTTGGTAAAAATGTCTTGTACAGATACCCACGTCTATGAAAAAGTCCTCTTGGGTGTGGTGGGCTTCACAGTCCTCTCCAGCATCCTTGCCATCTTGGTTTCCTATTTCAACATCCTCCTGGCGATCCTGAGGATCCACTCAGCCTCAGGAAGGCGCaaggccttctccacctgtgccTCACATCTCATCTCAGTCATGTTCTTCTACGGATCCTTGCTCTTCATGTATTCAAGGCCAAGTTCTACCTACTCCCTGGAAAGAGACAAAGTAGCTGCTCTGTTCTACACTGTGGTCAACCCATTGCTCAACCCTCTCATCTACAGCCTGAGAAACAAAGATGTCAAAGAGGCCTTCTGGAAGGCAGCACAAACCATAAGGCCACAGAGATGA
- the LOC102963396 gene encoding olfactory receptor 1013-like, giving the protein MDEKNFTRVKEFILLGFTADLWLQRVLFVIFLTIYVISLSGNITLISLIGADSQLHTPMYFFIGNLSFLDLWYSSVYAPQILMTCAAEDKSISFAGCLAQFFFSAGLAYSECYLLAAMAYDRYMAISNPLLYFQAMSSRLCTGLVAVSYFGGFLNSTLITSETFTLSFCGNNVIDDYFCDLPPLVKLACDVKESYQAVLYFILASNVITPTVLILASYLFIAAAISKMRSTQGRLKAVSTCGSHLTAVTLYYGSILFIYSRPSTSYALERDKVVSVFYTAVIPMLNPLIYSLRNKDVKDALKKMLDRATFS; this is encoded by the coding sequence ATGGATGAGAAAAATTTCACCAGAGTGAAAGAGTTTATACTTCTAGGGTTCACAGCAGACTTGTGGTTACAGAGAGTACTCTTTGTCATTTTCCTCACCATCTATGTCATCAGTCTGTCCGGGAACATCACCCTGATTTCTCTGATCGGTGCTGATTCTCAACTCCACACACCCATGTATTTCTTCATTGGAAATCTTTCCTTCCTGGATCTCTGGTACTCTTCTGTCTATGCCCCCCAAATCCTCATGACCTGCGCTGCGGAAGACAAAAGCATCTCCTTTGCTGGCTGCCTTGCTCAGTTCTTCTTCTCGGCTGGGCTGGCATACAGTGAGTGTTACCTGTTGGCCGCCATGGCTTATGACCGCTACATGGCCATCTCCAATCCTCTGCTTTATTTCCAGGCGATGTCTTCGAGGTTATGTACTGGTCTTGTTGCAGTTTCATACTTTGGTGGCTTTCTCAACTCAACCCTCATTACCAGTGAGACATTTACCCTGAGCTTCTGTGGGAACAATGTCATTGACGATTACTTTTGTGATCTACCTCCCCTTGTAAAGCTGGCCTGTGACGTGAAGGAGAGCTACCAGGCTGTGCTCTATTTCATACTGGCCTCCAATGTCATTACTCCCACTGTGCTCATCCTCGCCTCTTACCTCTTCATTGCTGCTGCCATCTCAAAGATGCGCTCCACCCAAGGCCGCCTCAAGGCCGTCTCCACTTGTGGCTCTCACCTGACGGCTGTCACTTTGTACTATGGCTCTATTCTCTTCATTTACTCCCGACCAAGTACCAGCTATGCCCTAGAAAGGGATAAAGTGGTTTCAGTCTTCTATACTGCGGTCATACCAATGTTGAATCCCTTGATTTATAGCTTAAGaaataaagatgttaaagatGCCTTGAAGAAAATGTTAGATAGGgcaacattttcttaa